One region of Candidatus Peribacteraceae bacterium genomic DNA includes:
- the mltG gene encoding endolytic transglycosylase MltG, which produces MKKLKSLIMLALLVFAGTLFWYYRSLRPVDAGDAVRQMVDIPQGSSVTAIADILKQKGVIRSPLAFRLSAKFRGVQAQMKAGTFVLRKSQSTSDVIGILTRGHGEEASVTIPEGFSVQDIDTLLAVQGITANGEITSCAQTCDFSTYAFLPSGTGQLDRGGKLEGYLFPDTYFIVKDEFVPKFFLERQLNTFRKRVVEGLAEDLRTSKRSLHEIITMASLVEEETRTEEERPVVAGILWKRFDEGMGLGVDAAVRYAVNKPRDAITKDDLEVDSPYNLRKVRGLPPGPIANPSLSSIKAALHPKETAYWYYLHDGNGTIHYAVTNDEHNANRARYLQ; this is translated from the coding sequence ATGAAGAAGCTCAAGAGTCTGATTATGCTGGCCCTCCTCGTGTTCGCGGGGACCCTGTTCTGGTACTACCGGTCCCTTCGTCCCGTCGACGCCGGCGATGCCGTACGGCAGATGGTGGACATCCCTCAGGGTTCCTCAGTGACAGCCATTGCGGACATCCTCAAACAGAAGGGCGTCATCCGCTCGCCACTCGCGTTCCGGCTCTCCGCCAAGTTCCGGGGCGTACAGGCGCAGATGAAGGCGGGGACCTTCGTGTTGCGCAAGTCACAGAGCACGTCAGACGTCATCGGCATCCTTACGCGGGGGCACGGGGAGGAGGCGTCGGTGACCATTCCCGAAGGCTTTTCGGTGCAGGACATTGATACGCTTCTGGCGGTGCAGGGGATTACCGCGAATGGGGAAATCACCTCCTGCGCCCAGACGTGCGATTTCTCCACCTACGCGTTCCTCCCGTCCGGAACGGGCCAATTGGATCGGGGTGGCAAGCTGGAAGGCTACCTCTTCCCCGATACGTATTTCATCGTGAAGGATGAGTTTGTGCCCAAGTTCTTCCTGGAGCGTCAGCTCAATACGTTCCGTAAGCGCGTGGTGGAAGGCTTGGCGGAAGACCTGCGCACTTCCAAGCGATCTCTCCATGAGATCATCACCATGGCGTCGCTCGTCGAAGAAGAAACGCGCACGGAGGAGGAACGGCCGGTGGTGGCGGGCATCCTGTGGAAGCGTTTTGACGAGGGGATGGGCTTGGGTGTGGATGCCGCCGTGCGCTACGCCGTCAACAAACCGCGAGATGCCATCACCAAGGACGACCTGGAAGTGGATTCACCCTACAACCTGCGGAAAGTGCGGGGATTGCCGCCGGGTCCCATTGCCAACCCCTCCCTCTCCAGCATCAAAGCCGCGCTCCATCCAAAGGAGACGGCGTACTGGTACTACCTCCACGACGGGAACGGCACCATCCACTATGCCGTCACGAACGATGAACATAATGCGAACAGGGCGCGGTACCTGCAGTGA
- a CDS encoding LOG family protein, producing MPHEHKLKIGVMGSASGPHSLDPAAREKARTLGREIGRRGYIFINGACPGLPNDALLGAQEEGGMTLGISPAFSEHQHINEYQSPHSHDMIIYTGMGFMERDVINIRSTDAIVIIGGGIGTLNEFTIAYDEGRPIGVLTGTGGISDSIEHIVVELSAREMPSNLVMDDDPVRLMDKLEVAIKSFPLPMLEDNRVRKFGEGRG from the coding sequence ATGCCCCACGAACACAAACTCAAGATCGGCGTCATGGGTTCCGCAAGCGGTCCCCATAGTTTGGATCCCGCCGCGCGCGAAAAGGCGCGGACGCTGGGGCGGGAGATCGGGCGGCGCGGGTATATCTTCATCAACGGCGCCTGCCCCGGCCTCCCCAACGACGCCCTCCTGGGCGCGCAGGAAGAGGGCGGTATGACGCTGGGCATTTCCCCCGCGTTCTCAGAACACCAGCACATCAACGAGTACCAAAGCCCTCACTCGCACGACATGATCATCTACACGGGGATGGGGTTCATGGAGCGTGACGTCATCAACATCCGCTCCACCGACGCCATCGTCATCATCGGCGGAGGCATCGGCACGCTCAACGAGTTCACCATCGCGTACGATGAAGGGCGGCCCATCGGCGTCCTCACCGGAACCGGCGGTATCAGCGATTCCATCGAGCATATCGTGGTGGAGCTCAGCGCGCGCGAGATGCCCTCGAACCTTGTGATGGACGACGATCCCGTGAGGCTCATGGACAAGCTGGAAGTGGCCATCAAGTCTTTCCCGCTGCCCATGTTGGAGGACAATCGGGTGCGGAAATTCGGGGAGGGGAGGGGTTAG
- a CDS encoding NOL1/NOP2/sun family putative RNA methylase translates to MPHPFDRYAAFTDVEALKAASERPLRKSMRVNTLKCSVPEFLEWAAKKGWTVAPVPWCEEGFFIDREDRHSALGKDLLHLLGHVYMQEAASMFPVELLDVQPGHAVLDMAAAPGSKTTQALAKMGSKGAAAQGVLIANDVQEKRLWTLKAALHRSGVTNNIVTKKVGQWFGKQMTERFDRVLCDAPCTAQGTARKDSDALLYSSEENAGKMARLQKEMLEAAIHAAKVGGRIVYSTCTLTPEENEGVIAYILNKYSEQVEALDAGLIAKSGLEKAIEDSHRVQRHIGVGPFPSLRLWPQTFDTEGFFCALLHKKAPTRKGERLPAVRFQEDPVPRSRQRELEKGLEEAYGTPFLFPGEQLFQRGTQLILSTEEVSSFHLPVQDYALGMPFGRRLEDTRLRPDADQATAGRQGRVRIDHEIATLRGHLATKGVMMITEEMMAVLLDGKDVSCPPQLRGDILLNFDGKIVGFGLAKDGLLRNRLPRWMIWKS, encoded by the coding sequence GTGCCACACCCCTTCGACCGTTATGCGGCGTTCACGGACGTGGAAGCGCTCAAGGCGGCTTCCGAGCGTCCCCTGCGCAAATCCATGCGCGTGAACACGCTCAAGTGCTCCGTACCGGAGTTCCTGGAATGGGCGGCGAAGAAAGGATGGACCGTGGCGCCGGTGCCGTGGTGCGAAGAAGGGTTTTTCATCGATCGCGAAGACCGGCACTCGGCTTTGGGGAAGGATCTCCTCCACCTCCTCGGGCATGTGTACATGCAGGAAGCGGCCAGCATGTTCCCTGTTGAGCTCCTGGACGTGCAGCCGGGGCATGCGGTGCTGGATATGGCCGCAGCCCCCGGGAGCAAGACGACGCAAGCATTGGCCAAGATGGGGTCCAAGGGCGCGGCCGCGCAGGGCGTGCTCATTGCGAACGACGTCCAGGAAAAGCGGTTGTGGACGCTCAAGGCCGCGCTCCACCGCAGCGGCGTTACGAACAACATCGTGACGAAGAAGGTGGGCCAGTGGTTCGGCAAGCAGATGACGGAGAGGTTCGACCGCGTGCTGTGCGATGCTCCCTGCACGGCGCAGGGCACGGCGCGGAAGGACAGTGACGCCCTTCTCTACAGCTCCGAGGAAAATGCCGGCAAAATGGCGCGGCTCCAGAAGGAGATGCTCGAGGCGGCCATCCATGCCGCCAAAGTGGGCGGCCGCATCGTCTACTCCACCTGTACGCTCACGCCGGAGGAGAACGAAGGGGTGATAGCCTACATACTGAACAAATATAGTGAACAAGTAGAAGCCCTGGATGCAGGGTTGATCGCGAAATCCGGATTGGAGAAAGCCATCGAGGATTCCCACCGCGTCCAACGGCATATCGGCGTGGGTCCCTTCCCTTCCCTGCGTCTGTGGCCCCAAACATTCGATACGGAAGGGTTCTTCTGCGCGCTCCTGCACAAGAAAGCGCCAACGAGGAAGGGGGAAAGGCTGCCCGCTGTGCGGTTCCAGGAGGACCCGGTACCACGGTCGCGGCAGAGGGAATTGGAGAAGGGACTGGAAGAGGCGTACGGCACGCCGTTCCTCTTCCCGGGGGAACAGCTCTTCCAGCGGGGTACGCAACTCATCCTCTCCACGGAGGAGGTCTCCTCCTTCCACCTTCCCGTGCAGGACTACGCGCTGGGCATGCCGTTCGGCCGCCGTCTTGAAGACACCCGCCTTCGCCCGGACGCAGACCAAGCGACGGCCGGAAGGCAAGGCCGCGTGCGCATCGACCATGAGATCGCAACGCTGCGCGGTCACTTGGCCACGAAGGGCGTGATGATGATCACGGAGGAGATGATGGCCGTGCTGCTCGACGGGAAGGACGTCTCGTGCCCGCCGCAGTTGCGCGGGGACATCCTCCTCAATTTCGACGGGAAGATCGTGGGGTTCGGCTTGGCGAAAGACGGCCTCCTGCGGAACCGGTTGCCGCGGTGGATGATATGGAAATCATGA
- the der gene encoding ribosome biogenesis GTPase Der: protein MAKLPVVAIIGRPNTGKSTLFNSLVRKRVAIVSEVPGTTRDHIASKVEGDGADYLLLDTGGMGGGTTDKDFEEDVHEQSLIALRHADLILFTANGREEITRSDREIAQLLRRKAKRHVPVLLVLNKCDNPELAEEAERLFLELGIGDEVFPVSAISNVGTQDIRKAIARHLKRMHFRKAEEAPEAPSATVPRIAIVGKPNVGKSSLINALMSDTQREESPRLVSDIPGTTRDTTDTVITSEGSQYLFVDTAGLKRHAKSERGIEGFAVLRTIQAIEDADIAVVVLDASGPVSRQDKSIAGLAVEEGKGLIILLNKIDLLKGEERKAKQEEIAYEFRFCKYAPVLSSSAETRENLPKLFNLIQMAHRNRLRRLPTKELQNWLGDHTYGKPVGAVGTAKHITQAKDIPPTFVLFVRNPKEVKVSQLRYLENRLRETFDFAGSPIRWVTKGNHDRE from the coding sequence ATGGCCAAATTACCCGTCGTCGCCATCATCGGCAGGCCGAATACCGGCAAGTCCACGCTCTTCAACAGTCTCGTGCGCAAGCGCGTGGCGATCGTGAGCGAGGTGCCGGGCACCACGCGGGACCACATCGCGAGCAAAGTGGAAGGTGACGGAGCGGATTACCTGCTCCTGGACACGGGTGGCATGGGAGGCGGCACAACGGACAAGGACTTCGAGGAGGACGTGCACGAGCAATCCCTCATCGCGCTGCGGCACGCTGACCTCATCCTCTTCACCGCCAACGGGAGGGAGGAGATCACGCGGAGCGACCGGGAAATCGCGCAGCTGCTGCGAAGGAAAGCCAAGAGGCACGTGCCCGTGCTCCTGGTCCTCAACAAGTGCGACAATCCCGAGCTCGCGGAAGAGGCGGAACGTTTGTTCCTGGAACTCGGCATTGGTGACGAGGTTTTCCCCGTCAGCGCCATTAGCAACGTGGGTACGCAGGACATCCGTAAAGCCATCGCGCGCCACTTGAAGAGGATGCATTTCCGGAAGGCGGAGGAGGCGCCGGAGGCGCCCTCCGCGACGGTCCCGCGCATCGCCATCGTGGGAAAACCCAACGTGGGGAAGAGCTCGCTCATCAATGCGCTCATGAGTGATACGCAGCGGGAGGAATCCCCGCGCCTCGTCTCCGATATTCCGGGAACCACGCGGGACACCACGGACACCGTCATTACCAGCGAAGGCAGCCAATACCTGTTCGTGGATACGGCGGGGCTCAAGCGCCACGCCAAGAGCGAGCGGGGCATCGAGGGCTTTGCGGTGCTGCGGACAATCCAGGCGATTGAGGACGCGGATATCGCCGTAGTGGTGCTGGATGCCTCAGGGCCCGTCTCCCGGCAGGACAAGTCCATCGCCGGGCTGGCGGTGGAGGAAGGGAAGGGTCTCATCATCCTCCTGAACAAGATCGACCTCCTCAAGGGGGAGGAACGGAAGGCGAAGCAGGAAGAGATCGCCTATGAGTTCCGGTTCTGCAAGTACGCGCCCGTCCTCTCTTCTTCGGCGGAGACGCGGGAAAACCTCCCCAAGCTCTTCAACCTCATCCAAATGGCGCACCGCAACCGGTTGCGGCGCCTCCCCACCAAGGAGCTCCAGAACTGGCTCGGGGACCACACGTACGGGAAACCGGTGGGCGCCGTGGGGACGGCGAAGCACATCACACAAGCCAAAGACATCCCCCCCACGTTCGTCCTCTTCGTTCGCAACCCCAAGGAAGTGAAGGTGAGCCAGCTGCGCTACTTGGAGAACCGGCTGCGCGAAACGTTCGACTTCGCCGGCTCGCCGATACGTTGGGTGACCAAAGGGAATCATGACAGGGAGTAG
- the leuS gene encoding leucine--tRNA ligase — translation MPNPYNPAEAEAKWRKRWEEEGAYNVNLKKAKKPYYGLVMFPYPSGDKLHVGHWYNYAPADSYFRYQRMLGNDVFTPMGFDAFGLPAENYAIKTGVHPDESITKNVATMVEQLKRLGCMYDWGKMVNTSKPEYYKWTQWLFLQMFQNNLAYKKEALVNWCPKDVTVLANEQVKEGKCDRCGTEVIQKPLAQWFWKITQYADRLLDGLEKLEWPEKTKLMQKNWIGRSEGAEVEFGIKGRSETITVFTTRPDTLFGVTYMVLAPEHPLVDVITIQERRIAIQKYIHETRKKTDLQRSADITKTGEFTGAYAINPVNGEEVQIWVADYVLMHYGTGSVMAVPAHDERDFDFASYHQLPIKCIIDPDMGVVNFSFYVHPKYAVIVPKGNSTEEVQHQWDQDCRNHVLSNQKCWTGPGRMIDSGLLTGLSNEEAKRKIVEWLEEQGKGRKQIQYRLKDWLVSRQRYWGAPIPIVYDPEGKPHPVPEKHLPWLLPTDVEFKPTGKSPLTDSKEFIERTEKLFGKGWTPEFDTMDTFVCSSFYYLRYLMEGDRKKFVDKKLEGMWMPVSMYIGGPEHATMHLIYARFVMMALHDFGMVTHEEPFRRLVHQGLITNQGAKMSKSKGNVVSPDGFVDRHGADVFRMYLMFMGPFTDGGDWSDSGIKGIDRFVQRAWTIFTEKSGNDATESAAFQSLLHKTIKRVTDSVSTFHFNTAISALMEFLNAAEAAGQVSTETAMTFARLIAPLAPHLAEELWETLGGPHSAKASRGKKGFVIDQDWPSFDPAQLVSDTMTIVVQVNGKLRANIEVPRDTAETEVLAKAKEEENVKKFLTGPLKKEVYVKGRLVNLVV, via the coding sequence ATGCCCAATCCCTACAACCCCGCAGAAGCCGAAGCCAAATGGCGCAAGCGCTGGGAGGAGGAAGGCGCCTACAACGTCAACCTCAAGAAGGCGAAGAAGCCGTACTACGGTCTGGTGATGTTTCCGTACCCGAGCGGCGATAAATTGCACGTGGGGCATTGGTACAACTACGCGCCGGCGGACAGCTATTTCCGCTACCAGAGGATGCTTGGGAACGATGTGTTCACGCCCATGGGGTTCGATGCCTTCGGGCTACCCGCGGAGAACTACGCCATCAAAACCGGCGTCCATCCCGACGAATCCATCACCAAGAACGTGGCGACCATGGTGGAGCAGCTCAAGCGTTTAGGCTGCATGTACGACTGGGGGAAGATGGTCAACACCTCTAAGCCCGAGTACTACAAGTGGACGCAGTGGCTCTTCCTGCAGATGTTCCAGAACAACCTCGCCTATAAGAAGGAGGCGCTCGTCAACTGGTGCCCCAAGGACGTGACGGTGTTGGCGAACGAGCAGGTGAAGGAAGGGAAGTGCGACCGGTGCGGCACGGAGGTGATCCAGAAACCGCTCGCGCAGTGGTTCTGGAAGATCACGCAGTATGCGGACCGGCTGTTGGACGGGCTGGAGAAGCTGGAATGGCCGGAGAAGACGAAGTTGATGCAGAAGAACTGGATCGGACGGAGCGAAGGGGCAGAAGTAGAATTCGGGATAAAAGGTCGAAGCGAAACGATTACGGTTTTTACGACGCGTCCCGATACTCTCTTTGGAGTCACATATATGGTCCTTGCCCCAGAGCATCCGCTGGTTGATGTCATTACCATTCAAGAACGAAGAATTGCGATTCAGAAATATATCCATGAGACAAGAAAGAAGACCGATCTTCAGCGTTCAGCTGACATCACTAAGACCGGGGAATTCACTGGCGCTTATGCAATTAATCCAGTGAATGGAGAAGAGGTTCAAATTTGGGTAGCGGATTACGTTCTTATGCATTACGGAACGGGTTCAGTGATGGCTGTTCCGGCACATGATGAGAGGGATTTTGACTTTGCTTCCTACCATCAGCTTCCCATCAAATGCATTATTGATCCTGATATGGGTGTGGTGAATTTTTCGTTTTACGTTCATCCGAAATACGCAGTAATCGTTCCAAAAGGTAACAGTACTGAGGAAGTGCAGCATCAATGGGATCAGGATTGTCGTAATCATGTCTTGTCAAATCAGAAGTGTTGGACTGGACCAGGAAGAATGATTGATTCAGGTTTGTTAACGGGGCTTTCAAACGAAGAGGCTAAAAGAAAGATTGTGGAATGGCTTGAGGAACAAGGTAAAGGAAGAAAGCAGATTCAGTACCGTCTCAAGGACTGGCTCGTCAGTCGCCAGCGGTACTGGGGCGCCCCCATCCCCATCGTGTACGATCCGGAGGGAAAACCGCATCCCGTACCCGAAAAACACCTGCCGTGGCTCCTCCCGACGGACGTGGAATTCAAGCCTACGGGGAAATCCCCCCTCACCGATTCCAAGGAATTCATCGAACGGACCGAGAAGCTCTTCGGCAAGGGGTGGACGCCGGAGTTCGACACCATGGACACCTTCGTCTGTTCCAGCTTCTACTATCTGCGGTACCTGATGGAAGGTGATCGGAAGAAGTTCGTCGACAAGAAATTGGAGGGGATGTGGATGCCGGTCTCCATGTACATCGGCGGGCCGGAGCATGCCACCATGCACCTCATCTACGCGCGCTTTGTGATGATGGCGCTGCACGATTTCGGCATGGTGACGCATGAAGAGCCTTTCCGCCGCTTGGTGCACCAAGGCCTCATCACCAACCAGGGCGCCAAGATGAGCAAGAGCAAGGGGAACGTGGTGAGCCCCGACGGTTTCGTGGACCGCCACGGCGCGGACGTCTTCCGCATGTATTTGATGTTCATGGGGCCGTTTACCGACGGGGGCGACTGGAGCGACAGCGGCATCAAGGGCATCGACCGCTTCGTGCAGCGCGCCTGGACGATCTTCACGGAGAAATCGGGAAACGACGCCACGGAGAGCGCCGCATTCCAGAGCCTCCTCCATAAGACCATCAAGCGCGTCACCGATTCCGTTTCCACATTCCACTTCAATACGGCCATCAGTGCGCTCATGGAGTTCCTCAACGCCGCGGAGGCGGCGGGGCAAGTCTCCACGGAAACGGCCATGACGTTCGCGCGGCTCATCGCGCCGCTCGCGCCCCACTTGGCCGAGGAGTTGTGGGAAACGCTGGGCGGCCCCCACTCCGCCAAGGCTTCGCGGGGCAAGAAGGGATTCGTCATCGACCAGGACTGGCCTTCGTTCGATCCCGCCCAGCTCGTCTCCGACACCATGACCATCGTGGTACAAGTGAACGGCAAGCTGCGCGCGAACATCGAGGTCCCCCGCGACACGGCCGAAACCGAAGTCCTCGCAAAGGCCAAGGAAGAGGAGAATGTGAAGAAATTCCTCACGGGGCCTTTGAAGAAAGAGGTGTATGTGAAGGGGAGGTTGGTGAATCTTGTGGTGTGA
- a CDS encoding YbaB/EbfC family nucleoid-associated protein gives MVSFSQARDMFRLQREAKKVKKELKNIHVEAEAQGVKVTVTAEMEVVSIEIAPEVPREKIPALITDALNRAMKKAQVVSAEKMQGIMGEMGMPTGQ, from the coding sequence ATGGTCTCCTTCTCCCAAGCGCGCGACATGTTCCGCCTCCAGCGCGAGGCGAAGAAAGTGAAGAAAGAGCTGAAGAATATCCACGTGGAAGCCGAGGCGCAGGGTGTGAAAGTCACGGTCACCGCGGAGATGGAAGTGGTAAGCATCGAGATAGCGCCGGAGGTTCCCCGCGAGAAGATTCCAGCCCTCATCACCGATGCCCTCAACCGCGCCATGAAGAAGGCGCAGGTGGTGAGCGCCGAGAAGATGCAGGGGATCATGGGAGAGATGGGTATGCCTACCGGACAATGA
- a CDS encoding response regulator, whose protein sequence is MKLLIAKDDEGVRSVESIAQDAGIQPADITVARTAEAALDALAVAVPDMAIVDPHLTERMDLEDGIALIGAITQRNHECIVICLTGSGSITLGCRAIQRGARDYIDCDLPHVNWCSYLRQKVELWRGVLRAERDEGNTVQ, encoded by the coding sequence ATGAAACTTCTCATTGCGAAAGACGACGAGGGTGTGCGCAGCGTAGAAAGTATTGCTCAGGATGCGGGAATTCAACCGGCAGACATTACGGTGGCACGCACCGCAGAGGCTGCGCTTGACGCATTGGCTGTCGCCGTTCCCGATATGGCCATCGTGGATCCGCACCTCACGGAACGTATGGATCTTGAGGACGGCATCGCATTGATCGGGGCGATAACACAGCGCAACCATGAGTGCATTGTGATTTGTTTGACCGGTAGCGGGTCGATCACGCTGGGTTGTAGGGCAATACAACGAGGAGCGAGGGATTACATTGATTGTGATCTCCCTCATGTCAATTGGTGTTCGTATTTGAGGCAGAAGGTGGAGTTATGGCGTGGAGTACTCAGGGCAGAGAGGGATGAAGGCAATACCGTTCAATGA
- a CDS encoding type IV secretory system conjugative DNA transfer family protein produces MIGFLRIFFWPILWVLVWIAGYAGLGVDLLKVAAAWWVHDPVENTLIILTAYMLWRWLKYTVRFTYALWMGKRLVSMKVMLPRTESKIDQEKRTEKDFKEKVAIMEQLYRALWEVKSLTFWQHMHFWIFRYATISFELYVEHGELTFYVLMQPSLASIVEKQITAFYSDAEVTMQKTPEMKRKGFKTVGYNMITKKKFFFPIRFYDEMQDDPLNDVSNVLSKLEEDEMAALQVIIQPVFSDGWAKKTKNYASLKFKGKEDRWVARIPLLTTFINVVGGVATGTEGSTFAPGATQGDSFVRMIQPEEELYKRMGQKAGMSGFHTTVRILASAKTWRRSLDITNNMQVAFNIFKDVYGNWFMNRRMFVDFFPLFMNAPLIQWLWSKRINGYWHRRDLFVEKELAGLFHFPDSRYNKIPVIQWITYKVLPPPPNAPKDGILLGLNRHRAVETPIRFLDGDRTRHQYIIGKSGCGKSSMISFQARQDVARNSGLCVVDPHGDLIEDVLAHVPKERAKDVVVFDPADTERPMGLNLLEATTDQEKDRASLDAMEIFIKLFGNEIFGPRIQHYFRNGCLTLMDDEEEGATLIDVPRLFVDDEFQRYKVSKCKNVVVRSFWEHEIAKTGAREKEEMIPYFSAKFGPFVTNTTMRNIIGQPKSAFNIRQIMDEGKILLVNLSKGKIGDINAQLLGLIFVNKVNMAALSRADVPREERTRFYLYVDEFQNFVTDAFATILSEARKYELALIMAHQYIGQLVGKTAEYEQASTKMRDAVFGNVGTIMSFKIGAEDAEYMAKEMAPVLSEQDVIGIPNFHCYVKLNINNTTSRPFSMATIWDESQRNDKLAVLIKEYSRMKFGRKKVFVNQEIEDRIGISHA; encoded by the coding sequence ATGATCGGGTTTCTGCGCATCTTCTTCTGGCCGATCCTCTGGGTCCTCGTCTGGATCGCGGGGTACGCGGGGCTGGGCGTGGATTTGCTGAAGGTGGCGGCGGCGTGGTGGGTGCATGATCCCGTGGAGAACACGCTCATCATCCTCACGGCCTACATGCTGTGGCGGTGGCTGAAGTACACCGTGCGGTTCACCTACGCGTTGTGGATGGGCAAGCGCCTCGTTTCCATGAAGGTGATGCTGCCGCGCACCGAGAGCAAGATCGACCAGGAGAAGCGCACCGAAAAGGATTTCAAGGAGAAGGTGGCCATCATGGAGCAGCTCTACCGCGCACTGTGGGAGGTGAAGAGCCTCACGTTCTGGCAGCACATGCACTTCTGGATCTTCCGGTACGCCACCATCAGCTTCGAGCTCTACGTGGAGCACGGGGAACTGACGTTCTACGTCCTCATGCAGCCGAGCCTTGCCTCCATCGTGGAGAAGCAGATCACAGCGTTCTACTCGGACGCGGAGGTCACCATGCAGAAGACGCCGGAAATGAAGCGCAAGGGGTTCAAGACCGTGGGGTACAACATGATCACCAAGAAGAAGTTCTTCTTCCCCATCCGTTTCTACGACGAGATGCAGGATGACCCCCTCAACGACGTGAGCAACGTGCTGAGTAAGCTGGAGGAGGATGAGATGGCCGCCTTGCAGGTGATCATCCAACCGGTGTTCTCGGATGGGTGGGCGAAAAAGACCAAGAACTACGCCAGCCTCAAGTTCAAGGGCAAGGAGGACCGCTGGGTGGCGCGCATCCCCCTCCTCACCACGTTCATCAACGTTGTGGGCGGCGTGGCCACGGGCACGGAGGGCAGCACCTTTGCGCCGGGGGCGACGCAGGGCGACAGCTTCGTCCGCATGATCCAGCCGGAGGAGGAGCTCTACAAGCGCATGGGGCAGAAGGCGGGGATGAGCGGTTTTCACACCACGGTGCGCATCCTGGCGTCCGCCAAGACGTGGCGCCGCAGCCTGGACATCACCAACAACATGCAAGTGGCGTTCAACATCTTCAAGGACGTCTACGGAAACTGGTTCATGAACCGTCGCATGTTCGTGGACTTCTTCCCGCTGTTCATGAATGCGCCCCTCATCCAGTGGTTGTGGTCGAAGCGCATCAATGGCTACTGGCACCGGCGGGACCTGTTCGTGGAGAAGGAGCTTGCCGGCCTCTTTCACTTCCCGGACAGCCGCTACAACAAGATCCCCGTTATCCAGTGGATCACGTACAAGGTCTTGCCGCCCCCACCCAACGCCCCCAAGGACGGCATCCTGCTGGGCCTCAACCGCCACCGCGCTGTGGAGACGCCCATTCGCTTCCTGGACGGCGACCGCACGCGGCACCAGTACATCATCGGGAAGTCCGGCTGCGGCAAATCCTCCATGATCAGCTTCCAGGCGCGGCAGGACGTGGCGCGCAATTCCGGGTTGTGCGTGGTGGACCCGCATGGGGACCTCATCGAGGACGTTCTTGCCCACGTGCCCAAGGAGCGCGCGAAGGACGTGGTGGTCTTTGACCCCGCGGACACCGAGCGGCCCATGGGGCTCAACCTCCTCGAGGCGACCACCGACCAGGAGAAGGACCGCGCTTCCCTGGACGCCATGGAGATCTTCATCAAGCTCTTCGGCAACGAGATCTTCGGGCCGCGCATCCAGCACTACTTCCGCAACGGCTGCCTGACGCTCATGGACGACGAGGAGGAAGGTGCCACGCTCATCGACGTCCCGCGCCTGTTCGTGGATGACGAGTTCCAGCGGTACAAGGTGAGCAAGTGCAAGAACGTGGTGGTCCGCTCCTTCTGGGAGCACGAGATCGCCAAGACGGGGGCGCGCGAAAAGGAGGAGATGATCCCGTACTTCAGCGCAAAGTTCGGCCCCTTCGTCACCAACACCACGATGCGCAACATCATCGGGCAGCCGAAGAGCGCCTTCAACATCCGCCAGATCATGGACGAGGGGAAGATCCTGCTCGTCAACCTCTCCAAGGGGAAGATCGGGGACATCAACGCGCAGCTCCTCGGCCTCATCTTCGTGAACAAGGTGAACATGGCCGCACTCTCCCGCGCCGACGTGCCGCGCGAGGAACGCACGCGCTTCTACCTGTACGTCGACGAGTTCCAGAACTTCGTCACCGACGCGTTCGCCACCATCCTCTCCGAGGCGCGCAAGTACGAGCTCGCCCTCATCATGGCGCACCAGTACATCGGACAGCTGGTGGGCAAGACCGCGGAGTACGAACAGGCTTCCACCAAGATGCGCGACGCCGTGTTCGGCAACGTGGGCACCATCATGAGCTTCAAGATCGGCGCGGAGGACGCGGAGTACATGGCCAAGGAAATGGCGCCCGTCCTCAGCGAGCAGGACGTGATCGGCATCCCCAACTTCCACTGCTACGTGAAGCTGAACATCAACAACACCACGTCGCGTCCCTTTTCCATGGCCACCATCTGGGACGAGAGCCAGCGTAACGACAAGCTGGCGGTGCTCATCAAGGAGTACAGCCGCATGAAGTTCGGCCGCAAGAAGGTGTTCGTCAATCAGGAAATTGAAGACAGGATTGGCATTTCCCACGCGTGA